ACGGCAGACCGATGAGGTTGTGCCAGATATTCAGTCGACTGCATTTCCTGCAGGCGACTGAGGGTTCGCTGAAACTCAAACCCCAGTCTTCCTTCGACGTACAGTTCTGGTAGTGCTACTTCAGCGGAGACAATCAGCTTGACGTGGCGATCATAAAATTCGTCGATGAGGTTGATAAAGCGACGAGCCTGATCGTCCTTGCTAGCGTTCATTTGTGGAACGCCTTCAAGTATTACGGTCTGAAACAGGCAGGCAAGCTCAATATAATCATTCTGGCTGCGCGGGCCGTCGCATAGGGCGGTAAAGGTAAACCAGCCAAGATCCTCACAGCTGTGCTTGCAGGGGATTTCCCGGCCAGCAACCGTAACGGGTTGATTGCCCGTTGCATGGCTAAAGTCGGCAGCCAGCGCGGCGAAAGCGTCAGTCAGTCGCAAACGGGTTTGTTCATCCAGTGGGTAATGCCAGGTTTCGGCCTGCTCCAGTAAGCGCAGACGGTAGTCAACGCCGCCGTCCACATTAATGACCTGCGTATGTTTTTTTAACAAGGCAATGGCCGGTAGGAAACGGGCGCGTTGCAGGCCATCTTTGTAGAGCAGGTCGGGTTCGACATTGGAGGTAGCGACCAGTGTCACGCCCCGCTGGAACAGTTGTTCAAACAGCCTGCCCAAAATCATGGCATCGGTAATATCCGATACAAAGAATTCATCGAAGCAGATAATCCGGGTTTCACCGGCCAGCTTTTCCGCTACCTTTTTCAGGGGGTTCTTTTCGCCTTCCAGTCCTGTTAATTCAGAATGCACTCGTCGCATAAAGTGATGAAAGTGCAGGCGCATTTTCTGCTGGAAGGGCAGGCAGTCAAAAAACGTATCCATCAGGTAGGTTTTGCCGCGTCCGACGCCACCCCAGAAATACAATCCCTGAATCGGTGCCTTGTGCTTTGATGCAAATGGATTCAGGCGTTGCAGCAATGACGGCGACTCAGTGACAATCAGTTGGTCATAGAGGTTTTGTAACTGCTTCACCGCCTCCAGCTGAGCCGGGTCTGGCATAAAGTCGTCGCGTTTCAGGTCTCGCTGGTATCGTTCCTGTGGCGTTATGCTGCTTTTCATGGTCAGGTCTGGCAAGAGTTATTGGTTGTTATGACTGCGCTGGTGATGCCGTTGCTGGTCAATGTACCCTTATGACGTTAATGCAGCAACCGCAAGAATAAGTAAAGTGTGAGCAACCTGCGTAAGAACCCCCAGACCTATGTATACTTTGACATGGAAAAATTATAACGTAAGCAAAACTGGCTTTCAGGATCGGGGAGTGGTTTCTCGTTGAACAATGAACATTATCTGAGTCATAAGCCGAAGTCAGAACGTACCATTGAGGCAATACTGTGGAAGATATAAATGTACTTTGGTTTGTAGGCAGTCTGGCGTTTCTGGGGGGGATGCTGGCTGGGGCAT
Above is a genomic segment from Endozoicomonas euniceicola containing:
- the zapE gene encoding cell division protein ZapE: MKSSITPQERYQRDLKRDDFMPDPAQLEAVKQLQNLYDQLIVTESPSLLQRLNPFASKHKAPIQGLYFWGGVGRGKTYLMDTFFDCLPFQQKMRLHFHHFMRRVHSELTGLEGEKNPLKKVAEKLAGETRIICFDEFFVSDITDAMILGRLFEQLFQRGVTLVATSNVEPDLLYKDGLQRARFLPAIALLKKHTQVINVDGGVDYRLRLLEQAETWHYPLDEQTRLRLTDAFAALAADFSHATGNQPVTVAGREIPCKHSCEDLGWFTFTALCDGPRSQNDYIELACLFQTVILEGVPQMNASKDDQARRFINLIDEFYDRHVKLIVSAEVALPELYVEGRLGFEFQRTLSRLQEMQSTEYLAQPHRSAVV